One region of Rhodocaloribacter litoris genomic DNA includes:
- a CDS encoding TonB-dependent receptor family protein codes for MNGPVFRLTAACALFPGLLVVCLAARAQQPDTLAGTLPEIEVAAARGTETVHEAPLAVTVLARPPALVRWTPGLSLDDVLASLPGLWVNDRGHFALGERLAVRGMGSRAPFGVRGVQVLLDGVPLTMPDGQAVLDIVDPAFVRRAELIRGPASHFWGNGGGGALFLTTAAFTDHPTGRVRALAGSYGTRHLAAEAALPAGRHRLHGFASDFRRDGYRAHSAGRFTRAGLHGDFDLGPRTRLRLTTALADQDAEHPGSLTRAEMNANPRAANPGFAGTGAGKTSFQAQSAVTLLHETPNGLLATTAFGLVRDLDNPLPFAYIALDRRAGGLRLTWRNEGARIPYGLALDAAIQHDDRRNFDNDGGRPGPGPLLDQIETVRNLAAAGYARLPLSARLHLTLGLRADHLRFAMTDRLLSNGDQSGNRTFFALSPSAGLAYTLNPIQLFVNARTAFETPTTTELVNRPDLTGGFNPDLEPERTRGLEAGLRGTLPRLRLDVDLAVFHLDVMNRLVPFQTAEGGDRTFFRNSGGLTHTGVEVALSWALHPSITLATTYTAGRFVFSEGEHDGNRLPGVPDHRLFAGLQTTHHGLWGRLTLEAVSAHYTDDANTTRNAGYTLLDVYAGHTGLDLGTARLEPFLKAGNVLDVQYSGSVSINAFGGRYFEPAPGRTLEAGLNLVFD; via the coding sequence ATGAACGGACCCGTCTTCCGCCTCACCGCAGCGTGCGCCCTGTTCCCGGGCCTGCTGGTTGTATGCCTGGCCGCCCGTGCGCAACAACCCGACACGCTGGCGGGCACGTTGCCCGAGATCGAGGTCGCGGCGGCCCGGGGGACCGAGACCGTACACGAAGCCCCGCTGGCCGTGACGGTGCTGGCGCGCCCGCCGGCGCTCGTACGGTGGACCCCCGGCCTTTCCCTGGACGACGTGCTCGCTTCCCTGCCCGGCCTCTGGGTGAACGACCGGGGCCACTTCGCCCTCGGCGAGCGCCTGGCCGTGCGGGGCATGGGCAGCCGGGCCCCCTTCGGCGTGCGGGGCGTGCAGGTCCTGCTCGACGGCGTCCCCCTCACCATGCCCGACGGCCAGGCCGTGCTCGACATCGTGGACCCCGCCTTCGTCCGGCGCGCCGAGTTGATCCGGGGACCGGCCTCCCACTTCTGGGGCAACGGCGGCGGCGGTGCACTCTTCCTCACGACCGCCGCCTTCACCGACCACCCCACGGGCCGCGTGCGGGCCCTGGCCGGCTCCTACGGCACCCGCCACCTGGCTGCCGAGGCCGCCCTGCCCGCCGGACGCCATCGCCTGCACGGCTTCGCCTCCGACTTCCGCCGCGACGGCTACCGCGCCCACAGCGCCGGCCGCTTCACCCGGGCCGGCCTCCACGGCGACTTCGACCTCGGCCCCCGCACCCGGCTCCGCCTCACCACCGCCCTGGCCGACCAGGACGCCGAGCACCCCGGCTCCCTCACCCGGGCCGAGATGAACGCCAACCCGCGCGCCGCCAACCCCGGCTTCGCTGGCACCGGCGCGGGCAAGACCAGCTTCCAGGCCCAGTCCGCCGTCACCCTCCTGCACGAGACCCCGAACGGCCTCCTTGCCACCACCGCCTTCGGCCTCGTACGCGACCTCGACAACCCCCTCCCCTTCGCCTACATCGCCCTGGACCGGCGTGCCGGGGGCCTTCGCCTCACCTGGCGCAACGAGGGTGCCCGCATCCCCTATGGCCTCGCCCTCGACGCCGCCATCCAGCATGACGACCGGCGCAACTTCGACAACGACGGCGGGCGGCCCGGCCCCGGCCCCCTCCTCGACCAGATCGAGACCGTGCGCAACCTGGCGGCCGCCGGCTATGCCCGCCTGCCGCTCTCGGCCCGCCTGCACCTCACACTCGGCCTCCGGGCCGACCACCTCCGCTTCGCCATGACGGACCGGCTCCTCTCGAACGGCGACCAGTCGGGCAACCGTACCTTCTTCGCCCTGAGTCCCTCCGCCGGGCTGGCCTACACCCTGAACCCGATCCAGCTCTTCGTCAACGCACGCACCGCCTTCGAAACCCCCACGACGACCGAACTCGTCAACCGGCCCGACCTCACCGGTGGCTTCAACCCCGACCTCGAACCGGAACGAACCCGCGGCCTCGAAGCCGGCTTGCGCGGTACCCTCCCCCGCCTGCGGCTCGACGTCGACCTGGCCGTCTTCCACCTGGACGTCATGAACCGGCTGGTGCCCTTCCAGACGGCCGAGGGCGGGGACCGCACGTTCTTCCGCAACAGCGGTGGGCTCACCCACACCGGGGTCGAGGTGGCCCTCTCCTGGGCCCTCCACCCGTCCATCACGCTGGCGACGACCTACACCGCCGGGCGATTCGTCTTCTCCGAAGGCGAGCACGACGGCAACCGGCTTCCGGGCGTCCCGGACCACCGGCTCTTCGCCGGCCTCCAGACGACGCACCACGGCCTCTGGGGGCGCCTCACACTCGAAGCCGTGAGCGCCCACTACACCGACGACGCCAACACCACCCGAAACGCGGGCTATACCCTCCTCGACGTATATGCCGGGCATACCGGCCTCGACCTCGGCACGGCCCGGCTCGAACCCTTCCTCAAGGCGGGCAACGTACTCGACGTGCAGTACAGCGGCTCGGTGAGTATCAACGCCTTCGGCGGGCGCTACTTCGAGCCCGCCCCGGGCCGCACGCTGGAGGCAGGCCTCAACCTGGTGTTCGACTGA
- a CDS encoding isoaspartyl peptidase/L-asparaginase: MTLKSGIQPVPGGAGACLMVHGGAWDIPGDVHADHLDGMRQALRLGRRLLREGAPARRVVAEVVAVMESHGAFDAGRGAVLTLEGTVELDAGLMDGATLDYGGVLGVRRIENPVRVAHRLLEASDGRMRLLACEGAERFAAAQGFPLVENEALICARERARYEQLRREAVRYHTSHPFLPPQDRAPQGTVGCVARDRQGRLAAATSTGGTPFRPSGRVGDTPLPGAGYYATAQAAASATGWGEAIAAVLLCARAVDRVAEGLGLEAVVSDRLRHMHTRIRNPEGRGATGGLLLLDAHGRGAWAFTTPRMARGGWYEGGEIWVEV, translated from the coding sequence ATGACGTTAAAGAGCGGCATTCAGCCGGTACCGGGGGGCGCGGGGGCCTGCCTGATGGTGCACGGCGGGGCCTGGGACATTCCCGGCGACGTGCACGCCGACCATCTCGACGGGATGCGGCAGGCGCTGCGCCTCGGGCGCCGGCTGTTGCGCGAGGGGGCACCGGCCCGGCGTGTCGTCGCGGAGGTCGTCGCGGTCATGGAGTCGCACGGTGCTTTCGACGCCGGGCGGGGGGCGGTGCTCACGCTGGAGGGGACCGTCGAGCTGGATGCCGGCCTGATGGACGGCGCCACGCTCGACTACGGCGGGGTGCTGGGCGTTCGCCGGATCGAGAACCCGGTCCGCGTCGCGCACCGGCTGCTCGAAGCCTCCGACGGGCGGATGCGGCTCCTGGCATGCGAGGGCGCCGAGCGTTTCGCCGCCGCCCAGGGGTTCCCCCTCGTGGAGAACGAGGCGCTGATCTGCGCGCGCGAGCGGGCACGTTACGAGCAGCTCCGGCGGGAGGCCGTGCGCTATCATACCAGCCATCCCTTTCTTCCGCCGCAGGACCGCGCCCCGCAGGGGACCGTCGGGTGTGTGGCCCGGGACCGGCAGGGGCGGCTGGCCGCGGCCACCTCGACCGGCGGCACGCCGTTCCGGCCGTCCGGGCGCGTCGGCGACACGCCGCTGCCGGGGGCCGGCTACTATGCCACCGCGCAGGCGGCCGCCAGCGCCACCGGCTGGGGGGAGGCCATTGCGGCGGTGCTTCTCTGCGCGCGCGCCGTCGACCGGGTGGCCGAAGGACTCGGTCTCGAGGCGGTGGTCAGCGACCGGCTCCGGCACATGCACACGCGCATTCGCAATCCTGAGGGGCGGGGGGCCACCGGTGGCCTCCTCCTGCTCGATGCACACGGCCGGGGTGCCTGGGCCTTCACCACGCCCCGCATGGCCCGCGGGGGCTGGTACGAAGGCGGCGAGATCTGGGTGGAGGTCTGA
- a CDS encoding Mut7-C RNAse domain-containing protein: MSCATFRFYAGLNDFLPVEARHAEVWYTFTGRPAVKDAIEALGVPHPEVALLLANGTPVDFGHPLCDGDRIAVFPHFFLLSAANTLQPALPVPPAFLLDVHLRRLARYLRMLGFDAAYNPFAGDDALARQAHAEGRVLLTRDRGLLKRSLVVHGYFVRARHPGGQLREVVDRFALRDWMAPFTRCLDCNTRLRPVEKDAVSGRLPERVRDVFDAFMRCPSCDRVYWKGSHYERMQHLVAACRRGEAMRRRDDGGTPA; the protein is encoded by the coding sequence ATGTCCTGCGCCACCTTCCGCTTTTATGCCGGGTTGAACGACTTCCTCCCCGTGGAAGCGCGGCACGCCGAGGTGTGGTATACCTTCACGGGCCGTCCCGCCGTCAAGGATGCCATCGAAGCGCTCGGGGTGCCCCATCCGGAGGTGGCCCTGTTGCTGGCCAACGGCACGCCGGTCGACTTCGGCCACCCGCTCTGCGACGGGGATCGGATTGCCGTCTTCCCCCACTTCTTCCTGCTTTCGGCTGCGAACACGTTGCAGCCCGCCCTGCCGGTCCCGCCCGCCTTCCTGCTCGACGTGCACCTCCGGCGACTGGCCCGGTACCTGCGCATGCTGGGCTTCGACGCCGCGTACAACCCTTTCGCCGGCGACGACGCCCTCGCCCGGCAGGCGCACGCGGAGGGGCGCGTTCTGCTCACGCGCGATCGCGGCCTGCTCAAGCGCAGCCTGGTCGTCCACGGCTACTTCGTCCGCGCACGCCACCCCGGAGGGCAGCTCCGTGAGGTGGTCGACCGCTTTGCCCTGCGCGACTGGATGGCGCCCTTCACGCGCTGCCTCGACTGCAACACGCGGCTGCGGCCGGTCGAGAAAGACGCGGTGTCCGGGCGGCTGCCGGAACGGGTGCGGGACGTCTTCGACGCCTTCATGCGCTGTCCTTCGTGCGACCGGGTCTACTGGAAAGGCTCGCACTACGAGCGCATGCAGCACCTCGTGGCCGCCTGCCGCCGCGGTGAAGCGATGCGCCGCCGCGACGATGGGGGAACCCCGGCCTGA
- a CDS encoding L-threonylcarbamoyladenylate synthase gives METLLTTEPEEAAAFIRRGEVVAFPTETVYGLGADALREDAVRRIFEAKERPADNPLIVHVADRAMLRQVAASVPPMAETLIAHFFPGPLTLILPRAPAVPAVVSGGLPTVGVRMPRHPVAQAFLAACGVPVAAPSANRSGRPSPTTWEAVYADLAGRIPCILRGDRTEVGLESTVVDCTGPVPVVLRAGAVSLERLRAVLPQTRLAGDTAEVLARSPGTRYRHYAPRARVRLIDAPEEAMPAEDAAYIGLVPPPEPRAFGLVRVCADADAYAHALFDFFRRCEAAGLGTIYCQRVAPEGIGLALMDRLHRASRA, from the coding sequence GTGGAAACGCTGCTCACCACCGAGCCCGAAGAGGCCGCCGCGTTCATCCGGCGCGGGGAGGTCGTCGCCTTCCCCACCGAGACGGTCTATGGCCTGGGCGCCGACGCCCTCCGGGAGGACGCCGTCCGCCGCATCTTCGAAGCCAAGGAGCGCCCCGCCGACAACCCGCTCATCGTGCACGTGGCGGACCGGGCCATGCTCCGGCAGGTGGCGGCCTCGGTGCCGCCGATGGCCGAAACGCTCATCGCGCATTTCTTCCCCGGTCCCCTCACCCTGATCCTGCCCCGGGCGCCCGCGGTGCCCGCCGTGGTCTCGGGCGGGTTGCCGACGGTGGGCGTCCGCATGCCCCGGCACCCGGTGGCGCAGGCGTTCCTGGCGGCCTGCGGGGTGCCCGTCGCCGCGCCGTCGGCGAACCGCTCCGGCCGCCCCAGCCCCACGACCTGGGAAGCCGTCTACGCCGACCTGGCCGGGCGCATCCCGTGCATCCTCCGGGGGGACCGCACCGAGGTGGGCCTCGAGTCGACGGTGGTGGACTGCACGGGGCCGGTGCCGGTGGTGCTGCGCGCCGGGGCGGTCTCGCTCGAACGGCTCCGCGCCGTGCTCCCGCAGACCCGCCTGGCCGGGGACACCGCCGAGGTGCTGGCCCGCAGCCCCGGCACCCGCTACCGCCACTACGCGCCCCGCGCCCGCGTCCGCCTCATCGACGCGCCGGAAGAAGCCATGCCCGCCGAAGACGCCGCCTACATCGGCCTCGTCCCGCCCCCCGAACCCCGCGCCTTCGGCCTGGTGCGCGTCTGTGCCGACGCGGACGCCTACGCCCATGCCCTCTTCGACTTCTTCCGGCGATGCGAGGCCGCCGGCCTCGGCACCATCTACTGCCAGCGCGTCGCCCCCGAAGGCATCGGCCTGGCCCTCATGGACCGGCTGCACCGCGCCAGCCGGGCGTGA
- a CDS encoding NAD(P)/FAD-dependent oxidoreductase: MTPGVYEVVIAGGGPAGCAAAIALARAGRCVLLLEKRRYPAHRLCGEFLSVEAAGLFERLGVGEAVQRCRPHPIHAARLVAADGASVRLALPGTALGLSRYALDALLLDRARAAGAAVRDGVAATGITGGLDGGFRVMTTAGPVRARVVLGAWGRRSRLDARLGRAFLRANHPYVAFKAHFEGVMPGGIVELHAFPGGYCGLSRVEGGRVNACWIARDTVLRAAGGRPDDMIRHTFGPQAMLAARFAALRRITPYEAVAQVSVAPREPFAGDVCLLGDAAGMIAPLCGDGMAMALQSGLMAADLLPAFLDGSVTAEAFRQAYAAAWRRTFGARMRLGRLLHHGLTSPFAPVSAGLYVLRRLPGLGDWLVRKTRGAPSAGPVTPGWRGAAGP; encoded by the coding sequence ATGACGCCGGGCGTCTACGAAGTCGTCATCGCCGGCGGGGGGCCGGCGGGGTGTGCCGCCGCCATTGCGCTGGCCCGGGCGGGCCGGTGCGTTCTTCTCCTGGAGAAACGCCGCTATCCGGCGCACCGGCTCTGCGGCGAGTTCCTTTCCGTGGAGGCGGCGGGCCTGTTCGAACGGCTGGGGGTGGGAGAAGCCGTGCAGCGCTGCCGGCCGCATCCGATCCATGCAGCACGCCTCGTCGCGGCGGATGGGGCGTCGGTCCGGCTCGCCCTGCCCGGGACGGCGCTCGGGCTGAGCCGGTATGCTCTCGACGCGCTGCTCCTCGACCGTGCCCGCGCGGCTGGTGCCGCCGTGCGCGACGGGGTCGCTGCGACGGGCATCACCGGGGGGCTGGACGGGGGGTTCCGGGTGATGACGACGGCCGGGCCGGTGAGGGCACGGGTCGTGCTCGGTGCCTGGGGACGCCGCAGCCGGCTCGATGCCCGCCTCGGTCGTGCCTTCCTGCGGGCAAACCATCCGTACGTCGCCTTCAAGGCCCATTTCGAAGGCGTCATGCCCGGGGGGATCGTGGAGCTGCACGCGTTTCCCGGCGGCTACTGCGGGCTTTCACGGGTCGAGGGGGGGCGGGTGAACGCCTGCTGGATCGCCCGTGACACGGTGCTCCGTGCCGCCGGAGGACGGCCGGACGACATGATCCGCCACACCTTCGGCCCGCAGGCTATGCTGGCCGCCCGCTTTGCCGCCCTGCGGCGGATCACCCCCTACGAAGCCGTGGCCCAGGTGTCGGTGGCACCCCGGGAACCATTCGCCGGGGACGTGTGCCTGCTCGGGGATGCGGCGGGTATGATCGCCCCCCTCTGCGGCGACGGCATGGCCATGGCGCTCCAGAGCGGGCTCATGGCGGCAGATCTCCTCCCGGCTTTCCTCGACGGATCGGTCACGGCAGAGGCTTTCCGGCAGGCCTATGCCGCGGCCTGGCGCAGGACCTTCGGGGCCCGCATGCGGCTCGGCCGGTTGCTGCACCACGGTCTGACGAGCCCTTTCGCCCCGGTCTCGGCCGGGCTGTACGTCCTCCGCCGGCTTCCCGGCCTCGGCGACTGGCTGGTGCGCAAGACCCGGGGAGCCCCTTCGGCAGGGCCGGTCACGCCCGGCTGGCGCGGTGCAGCCGGTCCATGA
- a CDS encoding methyltransferase domain-containing protein has translation MPSFVRRLHVREMMDDFSIADDRLVRALDELRWVNRLLGGYAATMAVLAPYLRTRRGQVVHLLDLGTGLADYPEHIVRWAARQGLDVQVTALDANPATVAHAARTLDRRLPPALRARIRLVTADALTPPFDDGTFDVTMAAMFMHHLAHGDAVRLVREMRRLARDGLVVNDLHRHPLAYYGVLSLARLLPVSPMFRHDGPISVRRGFRRNELEAIARDAGLPAFRLRRHRVFRWVMTTLGEKRRIGG, from the coding sequence ATGCCTTCTTTTGTCCGCCGCCTGCACGTCAGGGAGATGATGGACGACTTCTCCATCGCCGACGACCGGCTCGTGCGGGCCCTCGACGAGCTGCGCTGGGTGAACCGGCTGCTCGGCGGCTACGCCGCGACGATGGCCGTGCTGGCACCCTACCTCCGCACCCGGCGCGGGCAGGTCGTCCACCTGCTGGACCTGGGCACCGGGCTGGCAGACTACCCCGAGCACATCGTCCGGTGGGCCGCCCGGCAGGGCCTCGACGTGCAGGTGACCGCCCTCGACGCCAACCCGGCCACGGTCGCGCACGCCGCCCGTACCCTGGACCGTCGCCTGCCGCCGGCGCTCCGGGCCCGTATCCGCCTGGTGACGGCCGATGCGTTGACGCCCCCCTTCGACGACGGCACCTTCGACGTGACCATGGCAGCCATGTTCATGCACCACCTGGCGCACGGCGACGCGGTGCGGCTCGTTCGCGAGATGCGGCGGCTCGCCCGCGACGGCCTCGTCGTCAACGACCTGCACCGGCACCCGCTCGCCTACTACGGCGTCCTGAGTCTGGCCCGCCTGTTGCCCGTCTCCCCCATGTTCCGGCACGACGGACCGATCTCCGTGCGGCGCGGCTTCCGGCGCAACGAACTGGAAGCCATCGCCCGGGACGCCGGGCTGCCCGCCTTCCGCCTGCGACGCCACCGCGTCTTCCGCTGGGTGATGACGACGCTCGGGGAGAAACGGCGGATCGGGGGATGA
- a CDS encoding tetratricopeptide repeat protein has protein sequence MKRLLLAFLLLMPALDAAAPPEPVLQAARLALADGAYEAAVDTLETVAARTPLSAEGYRLLGLAQEQLLRYDRAVEALRQADTTKARVLAALGRNLSRLGRTREALSAYRRAHARDTTDRSIAGNLAALLAEAGRPQEARVLYHRLLAREPGNATLHARLAGLYRMLDSTDQAIIHYEWARRLQPRSLPAWLGLMQVYAKTERLESARRVADAAVEALPEEPVLWQRRGEVALRREELADAQASFERAVALGDTSALTLRNLGAVHYLRNHLPEADSVLTRAFAADSLDGMTAFYLGMTKQYRQDHDSALHFLRRAADLLGRTTLADVYAQLAATYDQMDRDDEAIRTYRLVNALAPERPEVLFHLAALYDAYYADPTTALRQYEAFLERVQPGALPQMEHYARQRVTEIRERLFFEQGRPPAPSPAAGDTSGTRER, from the coding sequence ATGAAGCGTCTGCTCCTGGCCTTCCTCTTGCTGATGCCGGCCCTCGACGCGGCGGCCCCGCCCGAGCCGGTGCTGCAGGCCGCCCGCCTGGCCCTGGCCGACGGCGCCTACGAGGCTGCCGTGGACACGCTCGAAACCGTTGCGGCCCGCACCCCGCTCTCGGCCGAAGGCTACCGCCTGCTGGGGCTGGCGCAGGAACAGCTCCTGCGGTACGACCGGGCCGTGGAGGCCCTCCGGCAGGCCGACACGACGAAGGCGCGCGTGCTGGCGGCGCTGGGGCGCAACCTGAGCCGCCTGGGCCGGACCCGCGAGGCGCTCTCCGCCTACCGCCGCGCCCACGCCCGGGACACGACCGACCGGAGCATCGCCGGTAACCTGGCCGCGCTGCTGGCCGAGGCGGGTCGCCCGCAGGAAGCCCGCGTCCTCTACCACCGGCTGCTCGCCCGCGAGCCCGGAAACGCCACGCTGCACGCCCGTCTGGCCGGCCTCTACCGCATGCTCGACTCCACCGACCAGGCCATCATCCACTACGAGTGGGCGCGGCGGCTCCAGCCCCGTAGCCTGCCCGCCTGGCTCGGCCTGATGCAGGTCTATGCGAAGACGGAGCGGCTGGAGTCCGCCCGGCGCGTGGCCGACGCCGCCGTGGAAGCCCTGCCCGAGGAGCCGGTCCTGTGGCAGCGCCGGGGGGAGGTGGCCCTCCGGCGCGAGGAGCTCGCCGACGCCCAGGCCTCGTTCGAACGGGCCGTGGCCCTGGGGGACACCTCGGCCCTGACGCTCCGTAACCTGGGGGCCGTCCACTACCTGCGCAACCACCTGCCCGAAGCCGACTCGGTCCTCACCCGCGCCTTCGCCGCAGACAGCCTCGACGGCATGACGGCCTTCTACCTGGGCATGACGAAGCAGTACCGGCAGGACCATGACAGCGCCCTGCACTTCCTCCGGCGGGCCGCCGACCTGCTCGGCCGCACCACCCTGGCCGACGTCTACGCCCAGCTCGCCGCCACGTACGACCAGATGGACCGCGACGACGAGGCCATCCGCACCTACCGCCTGGTGAACGCGCTGGCCCCCGAGCGCCCTGAAGTGCTGTTTCACCTGGCCGCCCTCTACGATGCCTACTACGCCGACCCCACGACGGCCCTCCGCCAGTACGAGGCCTTTCTCGAACGTGTCCAGCCCGGCGCCCTGCCGCAGATGGAACACTATGCCCGGCAACGGGTGACCGAGATCCGCGAGCGCCTCTTCTTTGAGCAGGGCCGCCCCCCCGCCCCCTCACCAGCCGCCGGAGACACCTCCGGGACACGGGAGCGGTGA